One Bombina bombina isolate aBomBom1 chromosome 5, aBomBom1.pri, whole genome shotgun sequence DNA segment encodes these proteins:
- the LOC128661534 gene encoding zinc finger protein 862-like, with amino-acid sequence MRPLLPTRADGTRWVGHFWRALDHFLKGYKAIIQHLDQVQSPDAKGVRGEQQAKARCFYRAATSLSMVQYACFMYDVLLQLCNLSNTLQNRNASVADVHNSLEVTKKILIALKERPVPGSLLHSIQYDEEGTARFEGVELKGKNDAFKSSKKKFLEAIQSSFEDRFEDIEEGVLQATSVTSFKTWPDKENSEDFGNEDIVTLTSQFQPVLEAQGVSCREIVNEWTVLKTSLYNKNDWEKKLKTVTWPELNREFGDKCGHLLSLMDLILTLPVSTSECERGFSKMKMIKSDWRSSLITSTLSDLMIVNLHSAPVDQFDPSDAVRHWATAGPRKRNVTYKRSTNETSNLVIAEVAEVPIPFDHLENDEEQAEEFEVSRLNEVYDCELNFPEHSDSD; translated from the exons ATGAGGCCACTATTGCCTACACGAGCAGATGGGACACGATGGGTAGGCCACTTCTGGCGTGCACTTGACCATTTCCTCAAAGGTTACAAAGCAATTATACAACATCTTGATCAG GTCCAATCTCCTGATGCAAAAGGTGTGAGAGGAGAACAGCAAGCAAAGGCTAGATGCTTTTACAGAGCTGCTACAAGTCTGTCAATGGTCCAGTATGCTTGTTTCATGTATGATGTGCTTTTACAGCTATGCAACTTGTCCAACACTCTTCAGAACCGAAATGCAAGTGTTGCAGATGTCCACAACAGTTTGGAAGTGACAAAAAAAATACTGATCGCTCTGAAAGAGAG GCCTGTACCTGGGTCACTTCTTCATTCTATTCAGTATGATGAAGAAGGCACAGCAAGGTTTGAAGGAGTTGAGTTGAAAGGAAAGAATGATGCCTTCAAGAGTTCAAAAAAGAAGTTTCTGGAAGCAATACAGTCCAGCTTTGAAGATCGCTTTGAAGACATTGAAGAAGGAGTTCTTCAGGCAACATCGGTGACATCCTTCAAAACATGGCCTGACAAAGAAAACTCAGaag ACTTTGGCAATGAAGACATTGTAACTCTGACCAGTCAGTTTCAACCAGTACTAGAGGCACAGGGTGTTAGTTGTAGGGAAATAGTGAATGAATGGACAGTTCTTAAGACTAGTTTGTATAACaagaatgactgggagaagaaGCTGAAAACGGTCACCTGGCCTGAACTCAACAGAGAATTCGGAGATAAATGTGGCCATCTTCTGAGTTTGATGGACTTGATCCTAACCTTGCCAGTCAGCACATCAGAATGTGAAAGAGGCTTTTCCAAAATGAAGATGATCAAAAGTGACTGGCGCTCCTCCCTCATAACTTCAACATTGTCAGATTTAATGATTGTAAACCTTCATTCTGCACCAGTAGATCAATTTGATCCAAGTGATGCAGTAAGGCATTGGGCAACAGCAGGACCAAGAAAGAGAAATGTCACATACAAAAGGTCTACAAATGAAACATCAAATTTAGTAATTGCTGAGGTTGCAGAGGTTCCAATCCCTTTTGatcatcttgaaaatgatgaggagCAAGCAGAAGAGTTTGAGGTGTCAAGACTTAATGAGGTTTATGATTGTGAGTTGAACTTCCCAGAGCACTCTGACTCAGATTGA